A portion of the Leptospira broomii serovar Hurstbridge str. 5399 genome contains these proteins:
- a CDS encoding oxidoreductase: MSSLDTSSIFRPISLGSETIPNRIIMGSMHLGLEGLPQTADRMTAFYGKRFEGGVGLITTGGIAVNAEAKGSNIFFDFQKEEDCKELERVALALKPQGIFCAQLFHAGRYSYHRELVAPSPLRAPINRFIPKELSTEDAWRTIRDFGSSALRAKQVGFRAVEIMASEGYLVNQFFSEVTNKRTDEFGGSPENRRRFAIEVMKEVRKQVGAGYPIIVRMSGIDLIPGNPTFEEVVALGNELKAAGADALNIGIGWHESRIPTISQLVPRGAWAKIAGKVKAAVPGIPIIASNRINMPETIVQVLSANEADIVSMARPFLADADIVNKIQANETERVNTCVACNQACLDHTFKEEMVSCLVNPSANREMEWKKLPQAKKQKVVVVGSGPGGMESARVAALRGHEVILLEASDKLGGQLNLAASIPGKFEFFETVRYFKNELPKVGVNIRLNTRADLSLLDSLKPDAVIFATGVLPRDLKLPGLEKKPHASYVEFLNGTFKPGKSVAIIGGGGIGVDVAHRLTEEKDPDIPSYFHRYNVGSYTQAHILPEKSDRKVSILRRNGKVGAGLGQTTSWALLQELQSKGVEFLSSLTYKEVNEKGLVIESKKEGEKTLECDTIILCAGQVSDASLYESFRKDRPSIPSYLVGGAKDASGIDAKRAMLEGYLAATRIGVEQN, encoded by the coding sequence ATGTCTTCTTTAGACACCTCCTCCATTTTTCGTCCGATATCATTAGGATCGGAAACGATTCCGAATCGAATTATAATGGGCTCCATGCATTTAGGATTGGAAGGCCTACCTCAAACTGCGGACCGAATGACTGCCTTTTACGGCAAACGTTTCGAAGGCGGGGTCGGATTAATCACTACGGGTGGAATCGCCGTCAATGCGGAAGCAAAAGGCTCGAATATCTTTTTCGATTTTCAAAAAGAGGAAGATTGCAAAGAGCTAGAACGAGTTGCCTTGGCGCTAAAACCGCAGGGAATTTTTTGCGCTCAACTCTTTCATGCCGGCAGATATTCTTATCACAGAGAGCTTGTAGCGCCCTCTCCCTTAAGAGCGCCGATTAATCGATTTATCCCCAAAGAATTATCGACCGAAGATGCTTGGAGAACGATTCGAGATTTTGGATCTTCCGCTCTTCGAGCCAAACAAGTAGGCTTCCGAGCTGTGGAAATCATGGCGTCGGAAGGATATTTAGTAAACCAATTCTTTTCGGAAGTAACGAATAAGAGAACGGACGAATTCGGCGGTTCTCCAGAAAATAGAAGACGATTTGCAATAGAAGTAATGAAGGAAGTTCGAAAGCAGGTTGGAGCCGGATATCCGATCATCGTTCGTATGTCGGGTATCGATCTAATCCCAGGAAATCCTACGTTTGAAGAGGTCGTTGCGTTAGGAAACGAGCTTAAAGCAGCAGGTGCGGACGCTTTGAATATCGGAATCGGTTGGCACGAATCTAGAATTCCGACGATCTCACAATTAGTTCCGAGAGGCGCTTGGGCAAAGATTGCGGGAAAAGTGAAGGCTGCCGTTCCCGGAATTCCGATCATTGCTTCCAACAGAATCAATATGCCCGAGACCATCGTTCAGGTTCTCTCGGCAAACGAAGCTGATATCGTGAGTATGGCACGTCCCTTTCTTGCCGATGCGGATATCGTAAATAAAATCCAAGCGAATGAAACCGAGAGGGTAAATACCTGTGTCGCCTGCAACCAAGCTTGCTTAGACCACACATTTAAGGAAGAAATGGTATCCTGCTTAGTGAATCCATCCGCCAACCGAGAGATGGAATGGAAAAAATTACCGCAGGCTAAAAAACAAAAAGTGGTCGTTGTGGGTTCCGGTCCGGGAGGAATGGAGTCGGCTAGAGTGGCGGCACTGAGGGGTCACGAAGTCATTTTACTGGAGGCTTCAGATAAACTGGGAGGACAACTAAACCTTGCGGCATCGATTCCAGGTAAGTTCGAATTTTTTGAAACCGTCCGCTATTTTAAAAACGAATTGCCGAAGGTCGGAGTGAATATTCGACTCAACACTCGAGCTGACCTATCTCTCCTAGATTCTCTTAAACCTGATGCAGTTATCTTCGCGACCGGTGTTTTACCGCGTGATCTGAAACTACCCGGCTTAGAAAAGAAACCGCATGCCAGCTACGTGGAATTCTTAAACGGAACCTTTAAACCGGGAAAATCCGTCGCCATCATCGGAGGAGGAGGAATCGGCGTAGACGTCGCTCATCGATTGACCGAGGAGAAAGATCCCGATATTCCTTCCTATTTTCACCGCTACAATGTGGGGTCGTATACTCAAGCCCATATTCTACCGGAAAAATCGGACCGCAAAGTTTCCATCCTAAGACGAAACGGAAAGGTCGGAGCCGGACTCGGACAAACTACTTCTTGGGCACTATTGCAAGAACTTCAATCCAAAGGTGTGGAATTCCTTTCTTCCCTCACATATAAAGAGGTAAATGAAAAAGGATTGGTCATCGAAAGCAAGAAGGAAGGCGAAAAGACATTAGAATGCGATACGATTATTCTCTGCGCAGGTCAAGTCAGTGACGCCTCACTTTATGAATCGTTCCGCAAAGATAGGCCTTCCATTCCTAGCTACCTAGTAGGCGGAGCAAAAGACGCTTCCGGAATCGACGCAAAACGAGCGATGCTCGAAGGTTATCTAGCTGCAACTCGGATCGGTGTGGAGCAAAACTAA
- a CDS encoding LIC14007 family protein, which translates to MKVYSAERVPNSMDYNLYVTEGNSKVRLILQEPNISGLQELPAQDRVLRYLSYTILLNYTGDPVFSARCTNRFLNFLSDIIHRDSWFFLANRVEQFIKDFENFGVEISYDF; encoded by the coding sequence ATGAAGGTTTATTCAGCGGAAAGAGTCCCCAACTCAATGGATTATAACCTATATGTAACGGAGGGCAACTCCAAGGTTCGACTAATATTGCAAGAACCGAATATTTCGGGGTTACAAGAACTTCCGGCTCAGGACAGAGTTCTGCGCTATCTTTCCTATACGATTCTCTTGAATTACACGGGAGATCCGGTTTTCTCCGCTCGATGTACTAATCGTTTCCTGAACTTTCTAAGCGATATCATTCACCGTGATTCCTGGTTCTTTTTGGCAAATCGAGTTGAACAATTCATCAAGGATTTTGAAAACTTTGGAGTAGAAATTTCGTACGACTTTTGA
- a CDS encoding FKBP-type peptidyl-prolyl cis-trans isomerase, producing the protein MNPRVVTFHYTLKDNQGNLIDSSEGSHPLSYLEGVGQIIAGLEEEIKQLKTGDKKVISVDADRGYGKKNPELVFDVPKSQFPQDEELTVGMMFQTDEPDTVYTITEIKGESIIVDGNHPLAGVDLVFDVQIVNTREATDEEITHGHVHGEGGHHHH; encoded by the coding sequence ATGAATCCTAGAGTCGTTACTTTTCACTATACTTTAAAGGATAATCAGGGAAACCTAATTGATTCTTCGGAAGGAAGTCACCCACTCTCTTATCTCGAAGGTGTCGGGCAAATTATAGCGGGCTTAGAGGAAGAGATCAAACAACTCAAAACGGGAGATAAAAAGGTCATATCGGTCGATGCTGATCGAGGTTACGGTAAAAAGAACCCGGAATTAGTTTTCGACGTTCCCAAAAGTCAATTTCCCCAGGATGAAGAACTCACAGTCGGAATGATGTTTCAAACCGATGAACCTGATACAGTATACACCATTACGGAAATTAAGGGCGAAAGTATTATAGTCGATGGAAACCATCCTTTAGCAGGAGTCGATCTAGTGTTTGATGTTCAGATTGTAAATACTCGCGAAGCAACTGACGAAGAGATCACTCACGGACACGTTCATGGAGAGGGAGGACACCACCACCATTGA
- a CDS encoding 2-isopropylmalate synthase, which produces MNPNLDYVRIFDTTLRDGEQCPGAAMSENEKIEIALHLAHMNIDVIEAGFPVSSPVQFQAVERISREVEGPVIAALARAMRGDIEAAAKAVRPAKKRRIHTFIASSPIHMKFKLGKDPSEVLKMAVEAVRICKDFVDDVEFSPEDATRSEREFLRELCEAVIEAGATTINIPDTVGYTTPYEYGDLFQFLIQKVKGSEKAIFSAHCHNDLGLATANSLSAIRNGARQVECTVNGIGERAGNTAMEEVIMSLRTRKDTFGVQTRIHTEEIAKASYLVKTITGMVVQPNKAIVGANAFAHESGIHQDGVLKNRETYEIMTPESVGIHSNRMVLGRHSGRAGFKDRIIRLGFEPQADELEAAYLRFLEIADRKKEVFDEDIRALFADESRKSSEDKYVLESFHVTTGTKSTPTASIRLSIRGNIKEESATGDGPVDCIFKAIQKATVSDAQLSRLVISPVTEGQDALAEASVTLERHGERVVGKGSSTDIIEACSQAYISALNRFSIS; this is translated from the coding sequence ATGAACCCTAATCTGGATTACGTACGCATCTTTGATACAACTTTAAGAGATGGAGAGCAATGCCCCGGAGCTGCAATGAGCGAAAACGAAAAAATCGAGATCGCACTTCATTTAGCTCATATGAATATAGATGTGATCGAAGCCGGATTTCCTGTCTCTTCTCCAGTCCAGTTCCAAGCTGTGGAAAGAATCTCCAGGGAAGTGGAAGGTCCGGTTATCGCGGCATTGGCCCGCGCCATGCGCGGAGACATAGAGGCTGCGGCGAAAGCGGTTCGACCCGCTAAAAAACGAAGGATTCATACATTCATAGCTTCCTCTCCCATTCACATGAAATTCAAACTCGGAAAAGATCCTTCCGAGGTTTTAAAGATGGCCGTTGAAGCGGTCAGAATTTGCAAAGATTTCGTTGATGACGTCGAGTTTTCACCGGAGGATGCAACCCGTTCCGAACGCGAATTCTTGCGGGAACTCTGTGAAGCGGTTATCGAGGCCGGTGCGACTACGATTAATATTCCCGATACTGTCGGCTATACGACCCCGTATGAATACGGAGATCTATTCCAATTTCTGATTCAGAAAGTAAAAGGATCTGAAAAAGCGATTTTTTCCGCCCACTGCCACAACGACCTAGGATTGGCTACCGCAAATAGCCTCTCTGCAATTCGAAACGGAGCCCGCCAAGTCGAATGCACCGTAAACGGAATCGGTGAGCGAGCCGGAAACACGGCTATGGAAGAAGTTATCATGTCCCTTCGCACCCGTAAGGATACATTCGGAGTCCAGACTCGAATTCATACCGAGGAAATTGCAAAAGCTTCTTACTTAGTAAAAACCATAACCGGTATGGTCGTCCAACCGAATAAAGCCATTGTCGGCGCGAACGCTTTTGCGCACGAATCCGGAATTCATCAAGACGGGGTTTTAAAAAATCGCGAGACCTACGAAATCATGACTCCCGAATCGGTAGGAATCCACTCAAACAGGATGGTGCTAGGTCGGCATAGCGGTCGTGCCGGCTTTAAAGATAGAATTATTCGTTTAGGTTTCGAACCCCAAGCCGACGAATTGGAAGCGGCTTATCTTCGGTTTTTAGAAATCGCCGATCGTAAGAAGGAAGTCTTCGACGAAGATATTCGCGCGCTCTTCGCGGATGAATCCAGAAAATCGTCCGAAGACAAATACGTATTAGAAAGTTTTCATGTAACGACCGGAACCAAAAGTACGCCTACCGCAAGCATCCGACTTTCCATTCGAGGGAATATTAAGGAGGAATCCGCGACAGGTGACGGTCCCGTAGATTGCATATTTAAGGCTATTCAGAAAGCAACGGTATCCGACGCGCAACTATCTCGTTTAGTGATATCTCCGGTAACCGAAGGACAGGACGCATTGGCAGAAGCATCGGTAACTTTGGAAAGACATGGAGAACGAGTAGTCGGTAAGGGAAGCTCGACGGATATCATCGAAGCCTGCTCTCAAGCCTATATCTCCGCTTTAAATCGATTTTCAATAAGCTAA
- a CDS encoding glycosyl hydrolase family 18 protein — MKSNEEETTPEGLSRPVPFPPKKTPVWQTAFVSVAWLCLSGVSFYLGLQALKTKSSGSEVSKSVLTSESSQIQLANPSLKSPVGPSAWESVGKWWNSTDFFPTETSHAETQNSDGKPSLPANDDDVSFRASTWFSDYEAMKKTVHLYNEIHPFIYGFKGRETNNGDLYSLWGASQKHARVAELRNLNPRVKIIPTIFRWENKNEKISENIGLNGRNDIRDKHIQNILYEVDTYGFDGIDIDYEGMSCEKKEKFEEFIVLLSNEIHKRGKILSVAVHPKTAAKKSGLKACKGLKEKIKMDFAENWRGPMTHDYAFLAQHADRIKVMAYELHPRKYRNPGPGPQAPNVWIRNIIEYAKERVPSKKLYMAIPTYGYDWALNCNSKIKSVYWSDALKRQQLGVTHQPTNIDQVMAANKNSGTWTNLSKFSWVHEGKTYEDPSIWYKSEGCDRVAFFMNRKAFEEKMTLLRSYDIGGFSFWQLLSDNDPGISTYLELLVTNKLPPVPKVQTKPKNPDVKQSPPEEAQDQEEAKNTQELVKK; from the coding sequence ATGAAATCTAACGAAGAAGAAACCACACCTGAGGGACTTAGCCGTCCTGTTCCCTTCCCGCCGAAAAAAACTCCCGTTTGGCAAACCGCATTTGTAAGCGTAGCCTGGCTCTGTCTTTCGGGCGTTTCTTTTTATTTAGGATTACAGGCGCTAAAAACCAAATCGTCCGGATCGGAAGTCTCCAAATCCGTCCTTACTTCGGAGAGCTCGCAAATACAACTAGCTAATCCGAGTCTGAAGTCCCCCGTGGGCCCGAGCGCCTGGGAATCCGTGGGTAAATGGTGGAATTCTACGGATTTTTTTCCGACAGAAACTTCTCACGCAGAAACTCAGAATTCGGATGGCAAACCGTCCCTACCCGCGAATGATGATGACGTGTCCTTTCGAGCTTCTACTTGGTTTTCCGATTACGAGGCCATGAAAAAGACCGTTCATTTATACAATGAAATTCATCCTTTTATTTACGGTTTTAAAGGAAGAGAAACCAATAACGGAGATTTATATTCACTTTGGGGAGCCTCCCAAAAGCATGCTCGAGTCGCGGAACTTCGTAATCTAAACCCGAGAGTGAAAATCATTCCTACGATTTTTCGTTGGGAAAATAAGAACGAGAAAATTTCCGAGAATATCGGCCTAAACGGTAGGAACGATATTCGCGATAAACATATTCAGAATATATTGTACGAAGTGGATACTTACGGTTTCGACGGAATCGATATCGATTACGAAGGAATGTCCTGTGAGAAGAAGGAAAAATTCGAAGAATTTATCGTTCTTCTTTCCAATGAAATCCACAAACGAGGAAAAATTCTTTCCGTAGCGGTGCATCCAAAAACTGCCGCTAAAAAAAGCGGTCTGAAAGCGTGTAAGGGTCTGAAAGAAAAAATTAAAATGGATTTCGCCGAGAATTGGCGAGGACCTATGACTCACGACTATGCATTCCTTGCGCAACATGCCGACCGAATTAAGGTTATGGCCTACGAACTTCATCCCCGTAAATACAGAAATCCGGGTCCGGGTCCTCAAGCGCCTAACGTTTGGATTCGCAATATCATCGAATATGCGAAGGAAAGAGTCCCATCTAAAAAACTTTATATGGCAATTCCGACATACGGATATGATTGGGCTTTGAATTGTAACTCCAAAATTAAATCCGTTTATTGGTCCGATGCATTAAAGCGCCAGCAGTTAGGAGTCACTCATCAGCCTACGAATATCGATCAGGTTATGGCGGCGAATAAGAATTCGGGGACTTGGACGAATCTCTCTAAATTCAGTTGGGTTCACGAAGGAAAAACGTACGAAGATCCGAGTATCTGGTATAAATCGGAAGGTTGCGATAGAGTCGCGTTCTTCATGAATCGTAAAGCTTTCGAAGAGAAAATGACTCTATTACGTTCCTATGATATAGGCGGGTTTTCTTTCTGGCAACTTCTGTCGGATAACGATCCCGGCATAAGCACTTATTTGGAATTATTAGTAACCAATAAACTTCCTCCGGTACCCAAAGTCCAAACCAAACCTAAGAATCCGGATGTAAAGCAGTCTCCGCCGGAGGAAGCACAGGATCAGGAAGAAGCGAAAAATACCCAGGAACTTGTCAAAAAGTAA
- a CDS encoding queuosine precursor transporter — MQFHRPFKLYFVLSALFLTFLLMAEVTGSKWIQALGFTMTIGVIPFPVTFIVTDLLNEYYGRRGVRYLTLVGMLMIVLAYFLLQVDMNIPAVGNSPVDDHSFHTVFTNTGQVIAGSVIAYLIGQLIDIQIFHLIRKKTKNRFIWLRATGSTIVSQLLDSYVVIFVAYWGQYEFGVLNSISSTNFVYKMAIAIAITPIIYLSHSIIEKYLGEEAHKMAEHALKEGREDAQPFPG, encoded by the coding sequence ATGCAATTCCATCGGCCTTTTAAACTTTATTTTGTACTCAGCGCCTTGTTTCTTACCTTTCTTTTAATGGCGGAAGTGACCGGATCGAAGTGGATCCAAGCGTTAGGATTTACGATGACCATCGGAGTGATTCCGTTTCCGGTCACATTTATTGTAACCGACCTCTTGAACGAATATTATGGACGACGAGGAGTCCGTTATCTGACGCTCGTAGGGATGCTGATGATCGTTCTGGCCTATTTTCTTCTTCAAGTTGATATGAATATTCCCGCAGTAGGGAATTCTCCCGTAGACGACCATTCCTTTCACACCGTTTTTACGAATACCGGACAGGTAATCGCTGGATCGGTGATCGCGTATCTTATCGGACAGCTAATCGACATACAAATCTTTCATTTGATTCGCAAAAAAACTAAAAACCGGTTTATTTGGCTTCGAGCGACAGGTTCAACGATAGTCTCACAATTATTGGATTCTTATGTCGTTATTTTCGTGGCATACTGGGGACAATACGAGTTCGGCGTCCTAAATTCAATTTCTTCCACGAACTTCGTATATAAAATGGCGATCGCGATCGCTATCACTCCGATTATTTACCTTTCTCACTCAATCATAGAGAAGTATCTTGGAGAGGAGGCACATAAAATGGCGGAGCATGCGTTGAAAGAAGGTCGAGAAGACGCACAACCCTTCCCTGGATGA